A region of Carassius gibelio isolate Cgi1373 ecotype wild population from Czech Republic chromosome B11, carGib1.2-hapl.c, whole genome shotgun sequence DNA encodes the following proteins:
- the LOC127968355 gene encoding proline rich transmembrane protein 1B, whose translation MNNQGPSVGRINPAFTDPQHEQDNLEKSRMGQSVPPPYYPNAGYQIPRANLNPIPSGYPNQLYGAPGGDQGQYVYPGMAVYPQVGYDGQTGVTVQPTVVMTTVVMAAPDYLGYSIFTMLCCCLPLGIAAVVYSCYTRDANLAGQREIAMSHSRVAFILNNVALGIGLTITAVIIILIFTVAIRHS comes from the exons ATGAACAATCAAGGACCATCAGTCGGAAGAATAAACCCTGCGTTCACTGACCCTCAACATGAACAGGACAATCTGGAGAAGTCAAGGATGGGTCAGTCTGTGCCACCACCGTACTATCCCAACGCAGGATACCAGATTCCAAGGGCCAATCTCAATCCCATTCCTTCTGGATATCCAAACCAACTGTACGGAGCTCCAGGAGGAGATCAGGGCCAGTATGTCTATCCAGGGATGGCTGTGTATCCCCAAGTAGGATATGATGGTCAAACTGGGGTCACAGTTCAGCCCACTGTGGTCATGACTACTGTTGTAATGGCTGCTCCTGATTATTTGGGCTACTCCATCTTCACCATGCTGTGCTGCTGTTTACCTCTGGGCATCGCTGCTGTTGTCTACTCGTGCTAC ACTCGAGATGCTAACTTGGCTGGACAGCGAGAGATAGCGATGAGCCACTCCAGAGTGGCGTTTATCCTGAACAATGTGGCTCTCGGTATCGGCCTCACAATCACTGCAGTGATCATTATCCTCATATTTACAGTAGCAATAAGGCATTCTTGA
- the LOC127968356 gene encoding proline rich transmembrane protein 1B-like: MYNQGPSVGRINPAFTDPRDEQDHLEKSRMGQSVQQPYYHNTGYQIPRVNPIPSGYPNQPYGAPGAPQGQYVHQSYPGMAVYPQAAYDGQTGVTVQPTMFMAPLLMAAPDYLGYSIFTMLFCCLPLGIAAVVYSCYTRDANLAGQREIAMSHSRAAFILNNVALGIGLTITAVSLIIIFTL; the protein is encoded by the exons ATGTACAATCAAGGACCATCAGTCGGAAGAATAAACCCTGCATTCACTGACCCTCGGGATGAACAGGATCATCTGGAGAAGTCAAGGATGGGTCAGTCTGTGCAACAACCGTACTATCACAACACAGGATACCAGATTCCAAGAGTCAATCCCATTCCTTCTGGATATCCAAACCAACCGTACGGAGCTCCAGGAGCCCCTCAGGGCCAGTATGTCCATCAGTCATATCCAGGGATGGCTGTGTATCCCCAAGCAGCATATGATGGTCAAACTGGGGTCACAGTTCAGCCCACTATGTTCATGGCTCCACTGCTAATGGCTGCTCCGGATTATTTGGGCTACTCCATCTTCACCATGCTGTTCTGCTGCTTACCTCTGGGCATCGCTGCTGTTGTCTACTCGTGCTAC ACTCGAGATGCTAACTTGGCTGGACAGCGAGAGATCGCGATGAGCCACTCCAGAGCGGCCTTTATCCTGAACAATGTGGCTCTCGGTATCGGCCTCACAATCACTGCAGTGTCGCTTATCATCATCTTTACATTATGA